One part of the Glycine soja cultivar W05 chromosome 11, ASM419377v2, whole genome shotgun sequence genome encodes these proteins:
- the LOC114374493 gene encoding protein IN CHLOROPLAST ATPASE BIOGENESIS, chloroplastic-like: MKVGGVVLYGGVPRGSVVPLLLSRRRVSLRASSSSYSSISDHVSFVKDVAATQPPQHLSQLLSILKTRGESIISPGARQGLIPLAIPLSKSSSGNVTALLRWPTAPPEMEMPVVEVRNYGVWLLAKSVDQFIHRMLVEEDAKNGQERNEEVFYASGDAGEKLYRKGDFAESGISNLDVYLLKKVGLFPDIIERKVARHFEEGDLVSALVTGEFYTKKEHFPGFARPFVFNSEVLLRVGRKVEAKDAARGALKSPWWTLGCKYQDVANIAQWEDEQIEYIKEKVTEEGRQEDLKKGKAPAQVVLDEAAFLLDLASIEGEWDEYLERIAKCYEEAGLQDVAKFILYRD; encoded by the exons ATGAAGGTCGGCGGCGTGGTGTTATACGGCGGAGTTCCACGTGGCAGCGTCGTGCCTCTGCTTCTCAGCCGCCGCAGAGTTTCTCTTCGcgcctcttcttcttcttactcCTCCATTTCTG ACCACGTTTCTTTCGTGAAGGATGTAGCTGCGACTCAGCCTCCTCAGCATCTTTCACAACTCCTCAGCATTTTGAAAACCAGAG GTGAATCTATTATCTCTCCGGGTGCCAGGCAAGGATTAATTCCTCTTGCTATACCACTGTCGAAAAGTAGCTCTG GTAATGTAACTGCACTGCTGCGGTGGCCGACGGCTCCACCTGA GATGGAAATGCCAGTGGTGGAAGTCAGAAACTATGGAGTATGGCTTTTAGCTAAGAGT GTAGACCAATTTATACACCGAATGTTAGTTGAGGAAGATGCAAAGAATGGTCAAGAGAGAAATGAAGAAGTATTTTATGCTTCAGGTGATGCTGGGGAGAAACTTTACAGAAAGGGTGATTTTGCAGAGTCTGGAATCTCTAACCTAGATGTCTATCTTTTGAAAAAG GTTGGTCTATTTCCAGATATCATAGAGCGCAAAGTGGCACGGCATTTTGAGGAAGGAGATCTT GTTTCGGCATTAGTAACTGGGGAATTTTATACCAAGAAGGAGCATTTTCCAGGATTTGCTCGACCTTTTGTGTTCAATTCTGAGGTTTTGTTGAG AGTTGGACGTAAAGTAGAAGCTAAAGATGCTGCCAGAGGAGCTTTGAAATCACCATGGTGGACCCTTGGCTGCAAGTATCAG GACGTGGCTAATATAGCACAATGGGAAGATGAGCAAATTGAGtacattaaagagaaagtgaCTGAAGAGGGAAGGCAAGAAGATCTTAAAAAGGGGAAGGCCCCTGCACAG GTTGTACTAGATGAAGCTGCTTTCTTGTTGGATTTGGCTTCTATAGAGGGAGAATGGGATGAGTATTTGGAGCGGATTGCCAAATGTTACGAGGAAGCAGGACTTCAAGATGTCGCTAAATTCATACTTTATAGAGATTAA